In the Schistocerca gregaria isolate iqSchGreg1 chromosome 6, iqSchGreg1.2, whole genome shotgun sequence genome, one interval contains:
- the LOC126278908 gene encoding protein FAM200A-like, with protein MICNISRIVEITSTNMRTEVLSTELIFIQSVAVGVPQGSVLVDEKALLASCRVTFRVAKAGKPHTDAENLILPAALDRIAIMLDKQDANKLKSISLSDNTIERRINDMTGDIREQLAENLKKNPHFALQFDESTDVLECAQFIAFVRFEADETIMEDFVFY; from the exons ATGATTTGTAATATCTCAAGAATAGTTGAAATTACTTCAACAAATATGAGAACTGAAGTACTGTCTACAGAACTGATATTCATTCAGAGTGTAGCAGTAGGGGTACCACAGGGCAGTGTGCT TGTCGACGAGAAAGCGTTACTAGCTAGCTGCAGAGTCACATTCCGAGTCGCTAAAGCAGGGAAGCCGCATACAGATGCAGAAAATCTTATTTTGCCAGCAGCCCTGGATAGGATTGCAATTATGTTAGATAAGCAAGATGCAAACAAGCTAAAGAGCATATCACTGTCTGATAATACCATTGAACGCAGAATAAATGATATGACTGGTGATATTCGAGAACAGTTAGCCGAAAATTTGAAGAAGAACCCACATTTCGCTTTGCAGTTTGATGAATCTACTGATGTTTTAGAGTGTGCTCAATTTATAGCATTTGTGCGCTTTGAAGCAGATGAAACTATCATGGAAGACTTTGTATTTTACTAA